AGATAAGAGATTAATTAGGTACACACTTTGCTAAGTATAAAAGGAAAatatgggtgtgtttggtataaggGAAaatgtttttcaagaaaatattttcttggaaaacaagtagtaatcttactCATTTTTCGATATTTGGTAcgtaaattaagaaaaataacttttcacgagtattcataaataatttagacacaataaacatgaagccataaactttcgaaccaacaaccttccgaacccacaaatttcataaacttttaAACCGCTAAATTTTCAAACGCGCAAACTTTCGAACCCGTAAactctataatttctaaacccgcaAATTTTCAAACACaaacctccgaactcataactttggtATTCATAAAATTTCGaaccagaaaaatgaaaaaatcataactgaaaatatatatataaaaaaatgtgTGGGATTGGGGATGGGTGGGATGGTACAGAAAAAACAGAAAAcagaaaattcaaaattcaaaattcaaaaaaaaaatgcgGGGCGGGGGAGGGGGAGGGTTGACGGGATGGGATGGGTGGGTGGCGCAAtaatcgaaaaaaataaaaaattgaagttGGAGGGGGTTGGGATTAGATGTGAGGGTACGTGaaacttttgaaaaatattttccgtcgtaccaaacacaccctcagTAAACACTTTTGACTAAAAGTAGTTCCTTATATGACTTGGATATAGTTGAATAGAAAACTTTTTGTTAGGGACGTTTTAGAGGATTTTGGGCTAGTGGACCTACCCTTGGGCGTTAAATATTAGAATgattaaaagaataaaaataatctCAAAAAAGGAGGAATCAAATTGCAATGATTTTACTAGCATTAGGTAAATCTTTTGAAGATTACCGAGAATGATCAACATTCCCTTTGAAAGAATAGGTATAATATTTTTAAGGAGAAACGTTAGGAAACAGGATCCCTTCATTATCAATCATGTGTGCACTCATGGACGAAGCCAAGGTTTTTACTAATTAAACAAAATCAATATACATATAATCTTTTTACCTAGCTGTATAGTGTAATTTTTTTAATGAATACGTGCCAATTTCACCTCTCGAACAAAGGTTCCGCCACTATATTGAATCCGAGACCCCAGTTAATAGTGAAGGATCTCGTTCATCCAACCGTATCCTCTAAGTCGGTCCACTAATATTCTAAGGAACCAACTTTTCCTGCTATTCACTGAGCTATTGGCTAAATAAGTATATTCAATACGCTGATCTGTTAGATGATACCCATAAGATATTGATTGTCCGAAACCAGACCTTTTATGGAAATTTCTACACACTGAGCCCTGTCAAAAGACAAACAACAAAAGTAGGAGCACTAATCAAGAAATAGAACTAATATGTAGGTTgcaaaaaactaaaataaaaaatataaatataatatgtAGGTTAACACTTCATAATAGCTAGCTAGGTTAACTTTGATTATCTAAGGGATCGTTTGGTAAATGAGATAATGATAATAATCCCGAAATAAAATTTGATATTAACTTTATCCTATGTTTGGTTTAGGGTATTAGCTAGTAGGGGATAACTTTTATACTTTTAAAATGGTGAAATTAGTTATCCCATATAGAAGGTGGGATAATAATTCCAATGGGATATCCCACCATTGtaccaaacaacccctaaggggTCGTTTTGGAAATAAGTTATCGCAAAATTAATTATTCAGATATTGTTATTCCACCCTCTCATAGGGATGAAAATAATACTACAATCCCAGAACAATATTACAATTTTATTTTAATCAAACGTGGGATAAACTCATTTCAAATTTAATTTCAGAATTACTTATCCCTTATATGTGGTACCCAACGACACCTAAATATCTTTAATGGCATTACACTTCTTTCCTAATTATCGAAGAGAAAAAAACAGTTTACAAATGGAAAAAGGACTGAACTGTAATATAAgccaaaaatatgaaaataaaataccACTACTAATTGGTTGGCTAGAAACCAGCACAAATCTCTTTTCTTAAAGAGATCTTGTCACTACTTTATGTCATGGAACACTCATTAATAATTGTATTCAATTATTAAAATAGACTCTCTTTATTATATACCATGAGATGCGATCCTTCTTTAAACTCTTCGTAAATTCAGGATAATTTATAAATCAAGCtgtcattttttattttgtcACTAACATGTTATTACAAATTATCCTATTATTCTTTCCGGTACATTTTAATTGATATTTTGGTCTTTTTTGTGGCCCACAATATTTAATTTTGTTAGATAtcaagaaaaagtatttttttccaaaGTTACCCTAGGAGTAAAGAAACTAGGAGTAATTGTTGTATTTTCAATGAACAAACTAAGGTTaataatattaaattttattgttaattagtactaaaagataaatttcttaatatgtgtgaaaacaaccaaaataaataattaaaatggaCAGGAGGGAGTATTATCCTTCAAAACACTTTAATATTTCTTGAATTAGTAAAACATGAATCATTTTGAGATCATCAAAATCAATAAGacatatagcctgtttggccaagctttttaagaggccaaaaatatttttttttctttctcaaaagcacttttttctcCTAATTTGAGTTGTTTGGCCAAGATTTTTTTgtggaaaaaagtgcttttggaaagAAGCAGAAATAGTTTCTCAGAAGTAAAAAAAAGTAGTTTCTTTCCAAAAGCAGAAACAGAAGCAATTTTAACTTTTCTTCTTACAAAAAAtatccttaacaaaatatagtatatactaaaataaccgttaaacctaatacttaggatattaatgtataaatatttcttatttatttttaggATATGTTTCtaaatatatagtgactttaggggtggatgcttttatatttgttgaataatttttaatacatttaacttatattaaaagaattaagtacttttaaattttattttcatattttacttaaataaaataaaaagatttaattattgtttgtaataataaatttttaagattatttatttatttataatattaactattaaataaatctattcatgtccttattcgtaatttgatacttaaaaatactttttgaaaagattggccaaatacaaattattgttcaaaagtactttttagagtgattagtcaaatacaaactttttcttttcaaaagtaattttttaaaaaagcacttctcaaaataatttgatatgcTAATATTTTTTCATTGATTGGTGACTCTTTTCCCCCAACAGTTCTTTTTTAAGTTTCCAAAAAACAAACCATAAACCCAAAGCACTATAACCAATGACCCAACCAAACACCCTGACAAAACAGACTAAGTTAAAAAAAGCATTTAATTCTTTACAGCCTATCCCTATCTTTCctaatttctttttcttctctctcaTTACCTGGAACtgaaataccaaaatcaatggcCAAATAAGGACTGTTTTTGCTATATCCAAAGCTTCTGATCTCTCTCTAGGGTTTTTGTTCTCTTACTCCCTCTTAATTTTGGCAAAAAACATACTGCCAGCTTTCTCAAAAGCTTTAGTTCCCCCCTAAGtaatttgtctttttttttttattaaaaacttgttacttaattttatttttatgaatgGTTATATACAATTATCTTTTAGTTAATTTGATAATGCTGTTAGTATATATAGAAGTTTGACTCGTAGAAAATGAGTTTTAATTCTACATAGTGATAGTGTAAGAAAATATTAACATACAATCAGGTTATCTAAAAGGCGATTACAGATTACGTTCGTTTTATAAAAAAATGagattaataattttaaaaataaaatagattaTTTTACACTGCCAGTGTATATATAGATTAATAgcctgtttgaccaagcttttcaagaggccaaaaatactttttttttcttctcaaaagcattttttaccctaacttgaggtgtttggccaagtttttttgggaaaaaaaatgcttttgggaagaagcagaagcattaagcagaaaaaaatagtttcttccccaaaacagaagcagaagcagttttaacttttttttttaccaaaaatacccttaacaaaatatagtatataccaaaatagccgttacacctaatatttaggatattaatgtataaatatttcttattatttttaggatagctttctaatatatagtaactttaggggtgaatgattttatatttgttgaatgatttttaatatatttaacttatattaaaagaattaagtaattttaaattttattttcatattttacttaaattaattaattttcgtaatttgatacttaaaagcactttatgAAAAGTTTGATCAAAcataaattattgctcaaaagtacttttgagatgAATTAGTCAATCACAAACTATTCTCTCCAAAAatcattattttttttcaaaaacacaTTTCAAAATAAGGTGTCCAACTTTTTCTATACACAATCTCTATAATTAGAAAGCCTTGTCCATCTCTCATCCCCCTCTATAATTTAGGTCACAACTCACAACTCCCACATATAGACTTCTTACCCACAAACATCTTTCTTTGTATTCTGGTTTATTCTGTGTTCCCTCTTAATTCCCTCTCTCTTGACTCTCTTTCTGTCTATTTTTGGAAAGAAAACCAAGAATAGCAATAATTAACAACTATGGCTAGAGAGAAAATTCAGATCAAGAAAATTGATAACTCAACAGCAAGGCAAGTAACTTTCTCAAAGAGAAGAAGAGGGCTTTTTAAGAAAGCTGAAGAACTTTCTGTTCTTTGTGATGCTGATGTTGCTctcattattttctcatctacTGGAAAACTCTTTGAGTATTCAAGCTCCGGGTATATATATCTtttgctttatttttttttaaaacttaatttGGTGAAAGAATGAAACTGTGTTGGGATTTCAAAGTAATATATTAATGTTAATCAAAGCTTATAAGTGACCAATTGTGAAAATGTTTTTTACTCGATCTGCACAAAATTTAAACTCTTTTGAAATATTATCAACTAGCTAAGAAACCCACCTCAAGAAACTTCCCATTTTGTGCTATTGGCTCTTTTTTGAGCTAATAATAAAGGGAAAAGATTATTTTTTCGTTGAATAAAATAGGATTTCTTTTACTTTATTTGGTGAAAGAATGAAACATTTTGTTGGGATTTCAAAAGAGTGTCTTTAGTTATGCTTAATGGACTGAAAGGAATATATCATTGATCAGAACATAGCTCCAAGAATTATGATTTAACTTATATATTTCGATAATATAAGTTTAATATGTGACAACAGTTTAGTTACCATTTTTATTAAATTACATATTTACATTGATAATGCACATAACTTAAATCCTTTCAATATTATCAGCTAGCCAAAAAGAATCCACCTCAAGAAACTTTCATTTAGTGCTATTGACTCTTTTTTGAGCTTATAATTAatggaaaatctgagatttttgtcTAATAAGATAGGAATATTGGAAGTTTCTTCAGAAAAATACCAAAGGACAAGGACCAATAAATATTACTCCATTCGTTTGAATCTATTTGGCCGGCACATAACTTGGAGAAAAAAAGAAAGACTTTTAAATTTGTGGCGTGAAATGAGACATATATATTATGCATGtctataaattattgcataaagctaaataattttcaaatataaaaataagTCATTTTTGTTTGGCACAGACTAAAAATGAAAGTAAATAAGTTCAAATAAATTGAAAcgaggaagaaaataaaataatgaagataaaaagaaaataaaataaattataactcacacTCAAACATAAACACAAACATAAACACAAAATGAGTGATGTAGTAAGTAGTGAGTAGTTGAGAGGTAtgtgataattttatttttagtaaCTCAACTTGCAGTGGGCTATAAGCAAAAACGAATAAAACCTGGATCTTGTTTTCGAAAGGGCCACCATATCTTATCTGTTTCAGAAAGGCAATATCTTGTctaaatataaaataagcttATCATATACTAAACTATTTATGGTGAATAGGACAAACCTCTTTTCTCTCGGATAAATAAAAAAGCATATTTTAGGAATATTATGCTTTGCCATTTGGATTATAGTAAGGTATTGGCAAAAAGGAGCAAATTTGATGAGCTCTTGGTTCCCATAGCTACTATATGATGCAAGTCTATTTACCTTTTACTTTCCTATTTTGGTTGCTATTTTCTTTGACTTTGAGGTTATTCTATAGTTTATATATTAAACCTTATGGAAACATGCAATTGATTGTAACTCTAGACAAATTTAATTTGTGTTACAAACAAAAACTTGGTATTTAAATGAAGAAGGGACAAACTCATTAACTCTCAGAGATTCtcgattataaaaaataaaaaacctcTAGTAATACCTAGCAAAAAATGTATGAAATTTAGATATAGCTTAGCAAGTCTTTACTAGAATGGTTGCCTCACCATGATAAAAGGTGGTGTGTTGAAGTCTAGGATGTTAATGTAGAGTAGGGGTGTTCGTAAAAACTCGAAAAACCAAactaattaaattgataaaaataaaacGATACTCTTTTGGTTTGGTTTAGTttagttttggttttgaatttaaaaaatcgaccaaatttggtttagtttggtttgatttggttatgatTTCAATCAAAAAATAACTGGAAAAAacaaaccaaaccgactatagaagtagctaGTAAAACCTTGTATGTTAATCAAACAACCCCCAAGTTAACTAGTTAGCTGAAGTGGTAATCTCTACTATAAGTTACTTCTAATAAAGTTCACTTGTTAGAGCATTATAAATCCAGAATTTACTATTGTAGACTTCAATAAGTTGTAGCTTTATTTCACGTTCTACGTACGATTACGGGTAGGACTTCATTTTGCTGTGAGGCTTGATTTTTTCTTGAAGCTACTCGTACGTGTTTAATATCATAACTACGACCAGTTGGGGTAATGTTATGCAATATAGATATTAGATATTGTGGTTAACTTtatgaaattgtgaaaaataagaaaagagaaaCTTACTACTATAATGTATCATTATTAGAGGAATACGAAATTAAGAAGAGTTGGAACATTATACAACTTGATTATTGTTTGCGTGCATTCTTTATATTAAATTCAATCTTTACATATAACTGAAAATTGATTTAGGGTCTAGATCAGGGGCGGAGCTAGTGCGTAAGACGTAAGATACAATTTCGATCAAATCCAGTAACTTTGCATCAAATTTTATActttgtcttaagaaattcatttaatatgtatatatattattaatttaaaatgtAACTTATAATATTTTTGAGCCGTATTATGAAGTCACAACCTCACATGCGGTTAACTCATTTATGTCTTGGATTAATCAACTACGCCTCAATCACAACCTAATTGTGGTTCCCTATGTCCTATTCAGCATTCAGGGAATTTATCATATGATTATACTATTTTTACTTTGGTCGCAATCTGATGAAATCTTATAATTTCTTTTGTTTCGAAAAGCATGAAGGAAATTCTTGAGAGGCGTGATTTGCATTCAAAGAATTTGGAAAAATTGGACCAACCATCACTTGAGCTGCAAGTAAGTTTCTTTGTCCATTATAGCTTATGTTGCACGAACTCTCCAAAATGATGCAGCATCCGTGTCGCATCCTccaaaaatacattatttttggAGGATCAGACGCGTCCTGCAATATTTTCGGAGAGTTCGAGCAACATATATTCTAGCAAGCATTTTATTAAATGGTTTCTTAAAGAGTGAGAAGGGAAGCCTTAGAGCAATATTAGTAAAGTTGTCTGTTTGAATCGTAGAAGCAACTGCTAATATTTGCATTATGGTAGGTTGTCCACATTACACCCCTTAGGCTATGGCCTTTTCCGGAACCTGCGTGAATGCGGGATACTTTGTGTACCAAATTGCTCTTTCTTCTCTTCTTAAAGAGTGAATGTATTGTTTGCAGCTAGTAGAGAACAGCAATTACTCCAAACTAAGCAAGGAAATATCTGAGAAAAGTCATCGATTAAGGTATTAATTCGGACTTCTCTATATAATACTTGGCATTTTCATCTAAGAAAAGTTGATCCACAAAAAATTTAGTGTCCTCTACTAATTAACAGGCAAATGAGGGGAGAAGAACTCCAAGGATTAAGTATTGAAGAGTTACAGCAGTTGGAGAGGTCTCTGGAAGCTGGATTGACCCGCGTCATAGAGAGAAAGGTCAGTCTAAATTCACGTAACTGTctgtgtatataagttaaatccgtCGAATTATACAGATGATCATGGTTTTTTTTAGTTATCTTACGTGCTACTTGCTTTGTTAATTTGTCAGGGTGATAAAATAATGAGAGAGATCAACCAGCTTCAACAAAAGGTCTGGAACTGAATTACATACTTCAACTTTTGTTGAACTTGTCAATGTATATATACCTATAATCCAACTTTTTTAGGGACATTCTTTGTAGTTATTATTTAAGTGACAGTAATAGTGTAAAAATTCGTTTATATTATATGTACTATAAGTCTATATAGAATGTCCCTAAAAAAGTTGGATTATTTAAGTGACAGTAATAGTGTAAAAATTCATTTATATTATATGTACTATAAGTTTATATAGAAAGTTAAAACTCTTTAATTTTCATTATTTCACTTGTTTTTCGTCAAAGGTACTGATATTGTGAAAAACCACAGGGCATGCAACTAATGGAAGAGAATGAAATATTGAAGCAACAGGTTTGTTTTCTCAAACACCTGCATTTGCGTTTTTATCGTAAAAACGTAAAGATAAGTTAAATACAGAAACATGCACGTGCTTTTTCTAATAATGGCCACTGAAAAATCTGATGAGACCACTCCAAATCCACTGAATTCTGGAGTTAATTCAATCAACTAATTAAGTAGAAGCGGATTCAAATTTTTTATATGGGTTCTGGATCATATATAATCcattttgtttacttggttctaGGTAGACTATGTATACATATTAAATTTTAAAGTTACTAGGTTCTGCCGAACCCGTAACTATAATGATAGTTTCGCCCATGGAAGATAGGTTGCTCGCACTCTTCGGTAATTTTGTATCGTTATAGAAACCTCTGAGAGCAACCTATGTTCCAGGAGCGAAACTATACCTCCTGCCAAATCTGTAATTATAACGATTTTGTGATTTGCCCCACGCGTGAAGAGAACCTCCTTAAGTATTGCATTCTTAGAGGATCTGATATAAGTTCaattacttttttgaaaaattcgAGCAACGTAGCATGAAACCAAgtatatatattaatttttgCTAATAAATTAAATGTGTGTGAAGGTGATGGAAATATCTAATAATGGATACCAAAACCCAGCAGCAGCAGCAGAATTACTAATAGCAGTTGAATCAGAAAATGGGTTTATAAATGAGGAAGGTCAATCATCTGAATCTGTTACTAATGCATGTAACTCTACTGGTCCTCCTCCTCAAGATGATGACAGTTCTGATACTTCTCTCAAGTTGGGGTTAGTTTTTCTTATCTCACTCGttatcatttttctttttaataaaatttatctaAAAAATTACAGAGTAAATTAAAACAATAAAGTTATACTTAAAATATTATTGGGAAGATGCGATTGTGGAAAGGAGAAAGAAAAAATAAGCTAGCTGATTTTATTAATTATCggtataaattaatcaattacTATAACATGTTACTTATTgtctttttttgcattttggtTGTACGTCTACTATAGGCTTTTTATACATTGATTTTGTCAAAAACCCGACACACATTCATTCATCGGAGGCAAGATTTAGTGGGCGTTTGAACATAAAAAATGTGAAATTCTGGAAAaaaggttttaaaaaaaaatcttggtatttggaaattggaattgtataaggacatgaatataaattggagttatttttgaatttgtgagtgatttggagtgaaaattatgaatttttttacTTTAAGTTGGTTTTGAAATTTTCATGCCAAACATTgactttgaaaaaaaatattaaaaaaatccgaaaaaagtgaatttttttaatGACTAAACGGGTCCTTAGAGTGTTAAGAGGAAGTTTAATTGGATCTGTCATATTCCAACATAAACCATAAATATATGTGGAAAACATTTTTAAAAAAGTAGTAAACACCCCCTTATAAAAAGAAATTAACCCCATAATTTTTAAGGAATTCAGAATCTTGAATTCATAACTTTTTGTCGTTTTTAAGTTGTTCTTACCTTCCATCtggttttattttttcttttatatggCAGGCTGCCTTACTCAGGTTGAAGGGAAGAGCAAAAGTCAGATTACAATTAAAAGCAAAGATGTGACTATTTTTTGTATCTGTTAACTACTAATATGGTGGAATGTAAAAGGCTAACCCCAAGAATTTCAGATTCATGTTTGGCTAATGGTTCTTGAAAGCATAGAAAGTTGGTGTTTTCCTATGTAATTCGTCTCTTTTTCTTGTATTATAATATGTATCTAACTTAGCATTAAAATCTATGATTAACTTGGCAACTAATTGTAATATTGTAAGGTCTTAATTATTGGCTATTTAAGTTAGTCACATCTTTTGTGCCAtgaattattataacaattatgTTTAAAATGGTTATGAGTTTGCTAAATTCAATCTCCACTTTAACTTAATTTAGTAGCAGAAGGTCTACTTTTTCTAACAGTAGCTAAGTCCAGAGCAATAATCAGGGTGAAGtgcaccaatagtaacttttAAGTCCGtataatgtatttaaagattagtcaaTTCACCCAAATTTCAggattaagagcccgtttggacataagaattttttttcttttttccaaaaaaaaaatcactttttccgaaatcagcgtttgttcataaaatttctaattttcgctGAAGACACATTTTGAAAAATTTCGAAAattgaaaaaatttcaaaaagctgtttttcaaaattttcactcaaatcactcacaaaatttaaaaaacaacccaaaattatattcatgtccactcacaaaatttaaaaaacaacccaaaattatattcatgtccaaacacaattctaaattttaaataccatttttacttgaaaaatttTTCCCCCTATTTTGGACTTTTACAATTCTCATGTCTAAATGCCCATTAAGTATCTTAAATTTGAAAATTCAGGACTTAGTGTCCTaaatttttgagctgctaatttgaaattcaggactaagtgtcaTGAATTTCTGAACAACtaatttaaaatttaggacataagaGTCGAATTTCTGTATACAATTTTCGAActttaggacacgatgtcctgaagtttgaattttgagGTTTAAACTCTAGGACGTTGTGTCTTAAAGTTTGAGCGAAATTGACTAATCTTTAAAATATTGTAAATTGtagatatattttaaatatcGTGCTTAAAAGTGGCTACGAGGTGTCATTTCCACCAATAATTACTTTGTCATATTGAGATTCATTTTGTCATTTCACGTCTTTTACCAACCTAACagaaattttgaaaagaaaatgCAGTGAAATTGATgtcaaaaatttatttatttgcaTCAAGCTTTCGAGGGCTCATTCAAGGCTTACTCGAAAACTTACTCAATAGAAAATAAGAACTTAGGAAAAAAGAGAGATTGAACTTCAGTTAATATGGTTTCTTCAGCTACTGCCGATATAGAATAAGTTTTTCATTCGTTTCGTTTTTGTTTTATGTAAATCTCTTTTACTGATAGAGTTATATTTCTTTCGTTTCATTTTATGTGAACCTTTTCGAAAAATGAGGATCAAACTGACTAACTTTCGATGTAAATTTGTCAAACTTCTTGAAATAAAAATTATATACTATTTAGAAACTAAATAATAACTGTTGTAAGTCACAATAGTCAACTATTTAAAATacagacaacaacaacaacaacatacccagtcttATCCAACACCGTGGGGTAAAATACAGAAAACATAATAAAAGAAAACGTTATTTGATCCCAAATAGTAATAAGTtaacataaattg
This sequence is a window from Nicotiana tomentosiformis chromosome 5, ASM39032v3, whole genome shotgun sequence. Protein-coding genes within it:
- the LOC104114909 gene encoding MADS-box protein JOINTLESS, whose amino-acid sequence is MAREKIQIKKIDNSTARQVTFSKRRRGLFKKAEELSVLCDADVALIIFSSTGKLFEYSSSGMKEILERRDLHSKNLEKLDQPSLELQLVENSNYSKLSKEISEKSHRLRQMRGEELQGLSIEELQQLERSLEAGLTRVIERKGDKIMREINQLQQKGMQLMEENEILKQQVMEISNNGYQNPAAAAELLIAVESENGFINEEGQSSESVTNACNSTGPPPQDDDSSDTSLKLGLPYSG